The following are from one region of the Actinoplanes sp. L3-i22 genome:
- a CDS encoding LysM peptidoglycan-binding domain-containing protein encodes MSDDGERLDPVQRKAAIIARQPTVWTPAAPRQNAAKRGGRRVATVLRALLGVLALTLVPPVLLVLVFGSPADLMPSRDTLAGFFGSQRSESTSEVAAAAAGAGLWLLWAILMILLFGSLLTVVAGRRFPRWRLPAPLHRLLFGLAGTAVVAFVTTPHSSAQPGHLPAAGAAVSGTEQPGGSSLRQGGTVTVLVGDVSYEYQVKRGDTLSKISRQWLGDPDRWPEICHLNKHRHQADGAKLTDCDLIYPGWKMRLPSDARQPEATKPRSTTHRPSVKPPPTTAPATPSSTEPAASAPATTPSPSTGSTSGSPTSAPSAVNHAPGAGPGNSASAAPSKSATAAVPAPSATSTPGPSATASTAPGPRSGEAASSAAAPPSSEAAPPAATSDVHGVQLSPWNWVSWMLASAISSASLLVWRQRRRRFTGEPDSDPPTELPRPVATLSRELHRNPERTPPVTDPPGLPDLAPLPPGGTGLVGPGAPAAARAALISVLASGDPHHPDIRAEVIVDAATLLNLLGPDGIELGPWPRLHVADTIDDALTAIEARLLHRSRILDEHALSDLDELRRTAPDEEALPPVVLIAKAPTAGARMRAKVALALGEGLQVSALLLGEWVHGATVEITDDGHTTLVSGQPVEPVPARVPVLEPDPTIQILTTLREAQTGELPVIATPANLVTVVPLHTSRTETTEHTETAEAIARADRVASPAEGRARLRILGPPHIEDITAEGRPLRAKALELAVYLAVHPDGASTREIGEYLEPDARVSQADQRVHTNASNLRHVLGRAGAAETKNAYVVKSAGRYRLDPATVDVDVWTLRDLMRKATIATEPRRRQLLSAACHLSSAPLAEGQDYEWIQPHRETVRRWGTEAHLLLADDLIDGDPQAASELLDKAIGLDRYNEALYTKAMHARHALRDADGIRTLLRALTKALADLDAEPREDTIELSHKLRTSLDDK; translated from the coding sequence ATGAGTGACGACGGCGAACGGCTCGACCCGGTACAGCGCAAAGCAGCCATAATTGCTCGGCAACCCACGGTGTGGACTCCGGCAGCGCCTCGGCAGAATGCCGCGAAGCGGGGTGGCCGGCGCGTCGCTACGGTCCTGCGTGCATTGCTGGGCGTGCTTGCGCTAACTCTGGTGCCGCCGGTGTTGCTGGTGCTCGTCTTCGGCAGCCCGGCGGACCTGATGCCGTCACGGGACACTCTGGCCGGATTCTTCGGAAGCCAACGGTCGGAGAGCACTTCGGAAGTCGCCGCCGCAGCGGCCGGTGCTGGACTGTGGCTGCTCTGGGCAATTCTGATGATCCTGCTGTTCGGCAGCCTTCTCACGGTGGTCGCCGGACGTCGCTTCCCGCGGTGGCGACTGCCTGCTCCGCTACACCGACTGCTATTCGGCTTGGCAGGCACCGCTGTGGTCGCGTTCGTCACGACTCCCCACAGCAGCGCCCAACCCGGACACCTTCCAGCGGCGGGCGCAGCCGTGTCCGGTACTGAGCAGCCGGGTGGAAGCAGCTTGCGGCAAGGAGGAACGGTAACGGTCCTGGTCGGTGACGTCAGCTACGAGTACCAGGTGAAGCGGGGAGACACCCTGTCCAAGATCTCCCGGCAGTGGCTAGGAGACCCGGATCGCTGGCCCGAGATCTGCCATCTCAATAAGCATCGGCATCAGGCCGACGGGGCGAAACTCACCGACTGCGACCTCATCTACCCCGGCTGGAAAATGAGATTGCCCTCCGACGCCCGCCAACCGGAAGCCACAAAACCGCGGTCAACGACCCATCGACCATCCGTGAAGCCGCCGCCAACGACCGCACCAGCCACGCCTAGCAGCACGGAACCGGCTGCGAGCGCCCCGGCAACGACGCCGTCACCGTCCACCGGCTCGACCTCCGGATCACCGACCTCCGCGCCGAGCGCGGTCAACCACGCCCCGGGAGCCGGCCCCGGCAATTCGGCCTCTGCCGCGCCGAGCAAGTCGGCGACCGCCGCGGTACCGGCCCCGTCAGCGACCTCGACACCGGGCCCGTCCGCTACGGCTTCTACGGCGCCCGGGCCCCGCTCCGGCGAGGCGGCCTCATCAGCGGCGGCCCCGCCGTCGTCGGAGGCCGCACCGCCGGCCGCAACGAGCGACGTCCACGGCGTGCAACTCTCGCCGTGGAACTGGGTCTCGTGGATGCTAGCCTCTGCGATCAGCTCCGCCTCGCTGCTGGTCTGGCGGCAACGCCGCCGCCGCTTCACCGGCGAACCCGATAGCGACCCGCCAACCGAGCTTCCCCGGCCGGTGGCCACACTGAGCCGTGAGCTGCACCGTAACCCTGAGCGCACGCCGCCCGTCACCGACCCGCCGGGACTGCCCGACCTTGCGCCGCTCCCGCCCGGCGGCACCGGCCTCGTCGGCCCCGGTGCACCCGCAGCCGCCCGCGCCGCCCTCATCAGCGTGCTGGCTTCCGGCGACCCGCACCACCCCGACATCCGGGCCGAGGTCATCGTCGACGCCGCCACGCTGCTTAATCTGCTCGGCCCGGACGGGATAGAGCTCGGCCCCTGGCCGCGACTGCACGTGGCCGACACGATCGACGACGCTCTCACCGCAATCGAGGCCCGGCTGCTGCACCGCAGCCGCATCCTCGACGAGCACGCCCTCAGCGACCTCGACGAACTACGGCGTACCGCACCCGATGAGGAGGCGCTGCCGCCAGTCGTGCTCATCGCCAAGGCCCCGACCGCCGGTGCCCGAATGCGCGCCAAGGTCGCCCTCGCCTTGGGCGAAGGGCTGCAGGTGTCGGCGCTGCTGCTCGGCGAATGGGTTCACGGCGCCACCGTCGAGATCACCGACGACGGGCACACCACGCTCGTCTCCGGGCAGCCCGTCGAACCGGTACCGGCACGGGTGCCCGTCCTTGAGCCGGACCCGACGATCCAAATCCTGACCACGCTGCGCGAAGCCCAGACCGGCGAACTGCCCGTCATCGCCACCCCGGCGAACCTGGTCACCGTCGTGCCGCTGCACACCAGCCGCACCGAAACCACTGAGCACACCGAGACTGCCGAAGCCATTGCTCGCGCCGACCGGGTGGCATCGCCCGCTGAGGGCCGGGCACGACTGCGGATACTCGGCCCACCCCACATCGAAGACATCACCGCCGAAGGCCGGCCACTCCGAGCCAAAGCCCTCGAACTGGCCGTTTACCTCGCCGTCCACCCCGACGGCGCCAGCACACGCGAGATCGGCGAGTACCTCGAACCCGACGCCCGCGTCAGCCAGGCCGACCAGCGCGTTCACACCAACGCCTCGAACCTGCGACACGTCCTCGGCCGCGCCGGCGCCGCGGAGACGAAGAACGCCTACGTCGTCAAATCGGCCGGACGATATCGGCTCGATCCAGCAACCGTCGACGTAGACGTGTGGACCCTGCGTGACCTCATGCGCAAAGCCACCATCGCCACCGAGCCGCGCCGCCGGCAACTACTATCCGCCGCCTGCCATCTATCCTCTGCACCGCTCGCCGAAGGCCAAGACTACGAATGGATCCAACCCCACCGCGAGACCGTACGCCGCTGGGGCACCGAAGCTCACCTGCTGCTGGCCGACGACCTGATCGACGGCGACCCGCAAGCCGCGTCCGAGCTGCTCGACAAGGCCATCGGCCTGGACCGCTACAACGAGGCGCTCTACACCAAAGCAATGCACGCCCGCCACGCGCTCCGCGACGCTGACGGCATCCGCACTCTGTTGCGCGCCCTCACCAAGGCCCTCGCCGACCTCGACGCCGAGCCCCGCGAGGACACGATCGAGCTGTCCCACAAACTGCGCACTAGCCTGGATGACAAATGA
- a CDS encoding DUF932 domain-containing protein: protein MPHELERFADGTTAFASARLSAWHRLGTVTQDTMKAEEIMAAAKLGDWGVRTIRTVGIDIVDGVEVQIPADNKQMTVRRNPVTGTTEYLGIVGTDYTVVQNEQCAEMLDQLVDQVGGGHFETAGSLRRGKSVFVTLKLPDAMTIAGVDRMDLYLIGTTSHDGTAALRVDASPIRVVCANTQRAAFEHAVGHYTFRHTSNVNSQISQAREALGLMWKYIDTFEKAAERMLNTTLTTREFEKIVGQVFPVKDDASETTQRNAKQRLGTLKYLITEADTQKAIRGSRWAGYQAITEYLDHFQPAKDDLVRANRVVTGTTGGLKLVAFDLLKV from the coding sequence ATGCCACACGAACTCGAGAGGTTCGCCGACGGCACGACCGCGTTCGCCAGTGCCCGCCTGTCGGCCTGGCACCGGCTGGGCACCGTCACCCAAGACACCATGAAGGCCGAAGAGATCATGGCCGCCGCCAAGCTCGGCGACTGGGGCGTGCGGACCATCCGTACGGTCGGCATCGACATCGTCGACGGCGTCGAGGTGCAGATCCCCGCCGACAACAAGCAGATGACCGTGCGCCGCAACCCGGTCACCGGGACCACGGAGTATCTGGGCATCGTCGGCACCGACTACACCGTGGTTCAGAACGAGCAGTGCGCCGAGATGCTCGACCAACTCGTGGACCAGGTCGGCGGCGGCCACTTCGAGACCGCCGGCAGCCTACGGCGCGGCAAGAGCGTGTTTGTCACGCTCAAGCTGCCCGACGCGATGACCATCGCAGGAGTCGACCGGATGGACCTCTATTTGATCGGCACCACCAGCCACGACGGGACCGCGGCGCTGCGGGTGGACGCCAGCCCGATCCGGGTCGTGTGCGCCAACACCCAGCGGGCCGCGTTCGAGCACGCCGTCGGGCACTACACCTTCCGGCACACCTCGAACGTCAACTCCCAGATCAGCCAGGCTCGCGAAGCTCTCGGGCTGATGTGGAAATACATCGACACCTTTGAGAAGGCCGCTGAGCGGATGCTGAACACGACGCTGACCACGCGCGAGTTCGAGAAGATCGTCGGCCAGGTGTTCCCCGTCAAGGACGACGCGTCCGAGACCACACAGCGCAACGCCAAGCAGCGGCTCGGCACGCTGAAGTACCTGATCACTGAGGCCGACACCCAGAAGGCCATCCGCGGCAGCCGGTGGGCCGGATACCAGGCCATCACCGAGTACCTGGACCACTTCCAGCCCGCCAAGGACGACCTGGTTCGCGCCAACCGTGTGGTGACCGGCACCACCGGCGGCCTCAAACTGGTCGCCTTCGACCTGCTGAAGGTCTAG
- a CDS encoding DUF3644 domain-containing protein — protein MNVRGSWRRLLGNAMSAMLGAIEIYNKPRFAYRDEVFVILLINSWELLLKAIVSKSGGRIYYPKKRGEPYRTLTCRDAFWRAAHTPLWPKKIPFGAVDANIELISVYRDQAIHFYNNRSFGAVIYSLSQTSIINFRDVAEAVFGRDIGDEMGWRIMPLGMSGAVDPVKFMRGKGTASDQTRAVQDFLTFMQEKTDELGASGVDTGRLCTVFDVSLNSVKKIDKADIVAGVTSEDRADAFIVHRRVDPNASHPFRRKDVLPKLAAKLSAYEFDAVVHSHKLKENPRYCWKDDNVSLVKWSSEMIKYLDNLTPMQITKARDEYASRNKKKKA, from the coding sequence GTGAACGTTCGAGGCTCGTGGCGTCGACTACTCGGCAACGCCATGTCGGCAATGCTGGGTGCGATTGAGATCTACAATAAACCGCGCTTCGCCTACCGTGACGAAGTGTTCGTCATTCTGCTGATCAACTCTTGGGAACTTCTACTGAAGGCGATCGTCTCCAAGAGTGGTGGTCGCATTTACTACCCCAAGAAGCGCGGGGAGCCGTATCGAACTCTGACCTGCCGTGATGCCTTCTGGAGGGCTGCGCACACCCCCCTGTGGCCCAAGAAGATTCCCTTCGGTGCCGTTGATGCAAATATCGAACTGATCTCCGTGTACCGAGATCAGGCGATCCACTTCTATAACAACCGATCTTTTGGTGCCGTCATCTACTCTCTGTCGCAGACCTCAATCATCAACTTTCGTGACGTCGCTGAAGCCGTGTTCGGTCGCGATATTGGCGACGAGATGGGTTGGCGCATTATGCCATTGGGCATGTCGGGGGCGGTTGATCCGGTGAAATTCATGAGGGGAAAGGGCACGGCATCGGACCAGACCCGCGCGGTCCAGGACTTCCTCACGTTTATGCAGGAGAAGACGGACGAGCTTGGCGCAAGCGGTGTAGATACGGGGCGCCTCTGTACGGTATTCGATGTTTCCCTAAACTCGGTCAAAAAGATTGACAAAGCCGATATTGTCGCTGGAGTCACCTCCGAGGATCGCGCCGATGCTTTTATCGTTCATCGCCGAGTCGACCCGAATGCATCGCATCCTTTCCGAAGGAAGGACGTGCTGCCGAAGCTGGCAGCGAAACTGTCGGCCTACGAGTTTGACGCCGTGGTGCACTCCCATAAGCTTAAAGAAAATCCTCGATACTGCTGGAAGGATGACAACGTCTCACTGGTCAAGTGGTCGTCCGAGATGATCAAGTATTTGGACAATCTTACGCCAATGCAGATCACCAAGGCTCGCGATGAGTACGCCAGCAGAAACAAAAAGAAGAAGGCGTAA